In the genome of Pseudorasbora parva isolate DD20220531a chromosome 10, ASM2467924v1, whole genome shotgun sequence, one region contains:
- the tpp1 gene encoding tripeptidyl-peptidase 1 — MRITVFVLCLICLVSGELLEADQDTSVPEDWIRDEWVGPLEEVELAFALKQQNVKQMEELLKLVSDPDSQQYGKYLSLEEVAALVQPSQLTEKVVQSWLQSHGVKNCHTVVTRDFLQCVMTVEVAEALLPGSKFHRYRRDSQTLLRSTSPYSVHQDVYQHLDFVGGVHRFPPKEKHISKGWEGAQQSALGYHLGVTPSVIRSRYNLTAKDVGTAANNSQAVAQFLEQYYHPADLAEFMSLFAGGFTHMSAVERVVGTQGGGKAGIEASLDVEYIMSSGANISTWVFTNPGRHETQEPFLQWMMLLSNMSAVPWVHTISYGDDEDSLSDAYMNRINNEFMKAGLRGISMLFASGDSGAGCRHLTKERNTFRPSFPASSPYVTTVGGTSFKNPFKLSYEVTDYISGGGFSNVFGMPDYQVDAVGKYLKSVQPLPPQTYFNTSGRAYPDLAALSDNYWVVTNRVPVPWVSGTSASTPVVGGILSLINDQRFLKGLPSLGFINPRLYKLQGKGLYDVTEGCHLSCLDDKVEGKGFCASPSWDPVTGWGTPNYPALLATLMD, encoded by the exons CGTGCCTGAGGACTGGATTCGAGATGAATGGGTCGGACCTTTGGAGGAAGTGGAACTTGCATTTGCACTAAAGCAACAGAATGTTAAACAGATGGAAGAGTTACTGAAACTAGTGTCGGACCCAGATTCACAACAATATG GGAAGTATCTGAGTTTGGAAGAAGTAGCTGCTCTTGTACAGCCATCTCAGCTGACAGAGAAAGTAGTGCAGAGTTGGCTCCAGAGTCATGGGGTCAAAAACTGTCACACAGTTGTAACACGGGACTTTCTTCAGTGTGTCATGACTGTAGA GGTGGCTGAAGCATTACTCCCCGGCTCTAAATTTCACCGCTACAGAAGAGACTCCCAGACTCTGTTGAGGTCAACATCTCCATACTCAGTTCATCAAGACGTGTATCAGCATCTAGACTTtg TGGGTGGTGTTCACCGCTTTCCACCAAAAGAAAAGCACATCAGTAAAGGCTGGGAAGGAGCACAGCAGTCAGCATTAGGCTATCACTTGGGTGTCACCCCCTCAGTCATTAGGAGTCGTTACAACCTTACAGCAAAAGATGTGGGCACAGCCGCAAACAACAGTCAGGCTGTGGCACAG TTCTTGGAGCAGTACTACCACCCTGCTGACTTGGCTGAGTTTATGAGTCTTTTTGCTGGAGGATTTACACACATGTCAGCTGTAGAGCGAGTTGTGGGCACTCAGGGAGGTGGGAAAGCTGGCATTGAGGCCAGTCTGGATGTGGAGTACATCATGAGCAGTGGTGCAAACATCTCTACATGGGTCTTCACAAATCCAG GTCGTCATGAGACCCAGGAGCCGTTCCTTCAGTGGATGATGTTGCTTAGCAACATGTCTGCGGTGCCTTGGGTCCACACCATCAGCTATGGAGATGATGAAGACAGTCTTTCTGATGCCTATATGAATCGCATCAATAATGAGTTCATGAAGGCTGGCCTCAGAGGAATATCTATGCTCTTTGCTTCCG gtGACAGTGGAGCAGGCTGTAGACACTTGACCAAGGAAAGAAATACTTTTAGACCAAGTTTTCCTGCATCCAG TCCCTATGTGACAACTGTGGGTGGGACTTCTTTCAAGAACCCCTTCAAACTCAGCTATGAGGTCACAGATTACATCAGTGGAGGTGGCTTCAGTAACGTTTTTGGAATGCCAGATTATCAG GTTGATGCTGTTGGAAAGTATTTGAAGAGTGTTCAGCCTCTACCTCCTCAGACTTATTTCAACACCAGTGGAAGAGCCTACCCAGACTTAGCAGCGCTGTCTGACAACTACTGGGTTGTCACCAACCGGGTGCCTGTGCCATGGGTTTCTGGAACTTCG GCATCAACTCCAGTAGTGGGTGGAATTCTCTCCCTCATAAATGACCAGCGCTTCCTGAAGGGCCTTCCTTCCTTAGGATTCATCAACCCTCGCCTTTACAAACTGCAAGGCAAAGGTCTTTATGAT GTGACCGAGGGATGTCATCTGAGTTGTCTGGATGATAAAGTTGAAGGGAAAGGTTTTTGTGCCTCTCCTTCATGGGATCCAGTAACGGGATGGGGAACACCCAATTATCCTGCTCTTCTTGCAACTCTAATGGATTGA
- the yy1a gene encoding transcriptional repressor protein YY1a, translating into MASGETLYIETDGSEMPAEIVELHEIEVETIETTVVGGDDDDDDDDEHQPMIALQPLVSDDPNHVNHQEVILVQTREEVVGCDDSDLHADDSFEDQILIPVPVPVAEEEYIEQTLVTVSGKNPSGRMKKGGGSGKRVVKKSFLNSAEASGRKWEQKQVQIKTLEGEFSVTMWASDDKKDVDHETVVEEQIIGENSPPDYSEYMTGKKLPPGGIPGIDLSDPKQLAEFARMKPRKIKEDDSPRTIACPHKGCTKMFRDNSAMRKHLHTHGPRVHVCAECGKAFVESSKLKRHQLVHTGEKPFQCTFEGCGKRFSLDFNLRTHVRIHTGDRPYVCPFDGCNKKFAQSTNLKSHILTHAKAKNNQ; encoded by the exons ATGGCGTCGGGTGAGACACTGTACATTGAAACCGACGGCTCGGAGATGCCGGCCGAGATCGTCGAGCTGCACGAAATCGAAGTTGAGACCATCGAGACTACAGTTGTCGGCGGAGACGACGACGACGACGATGATGATGAGCACCAGCCGATGATCGCTCTGCAGCCTCTGGTTTCAGACGATCCGAACCACGTTAACCATCAGGAGGTGATTTTAGTCCAAACTCGCGAGGAGGTCGTGGGCTGCGATGATTCAGACCTGCACGCAGACGACAGCTTCGAGGACCAGATCCTCATTCCCGTCCCTGTTCCGGTGGCAGAGGAGGAATATATCGAGCAGACTTTAGTGACCGTGTCTGGCAAGAACCCGTCGGGTAGGATGAAGAAAGGTGGAGGCAGCGGGAAAAGAGTGGTCAAAAAGAGCTTCCTCAACTCCGCCGAGGCGAGCGGACGCAAATGGGAACAGAAACAAGTGCAGATCAAAACACTGGAGGGGGAGTTTTCCGTCACTATGTGGGCATCGG ATGATAAGAAAGATGTCGATCACGAGACCGTGGTGGAGGAGCAGATCATTGGGGAGAACTCTCCTCCTGATTACTCCGAGTATATGACTGGCAAAAAACTGCCCCCTGGTGGCATACCTGGTATAGACCTGTCAGACCCCAAACAGCTGGCAGAGTTTGCAAG AATGAAGCCCAGGAAAATAAAAGAAGACGACTCTCCAAGGACGATAGCATGCCCCCACAAA GGTTGCACAAAAATGTTTCGGGACAACTCCGCTATGAGAAAGCACTTGCACACCCATGGGCCACGGGTTCATGTCTGTGCTGAATGTGGGAAGGCCTTTGTAGAAAGTTCCAAGCTAAAACGGCATCAGTTGGTTCATACTGGTGAAAAACCTTTCCAG TGTACTTTTGAGGGTTGTGGAAAGCGCTTTTCATTGGACTTTAACTTGCGCACACATGTGCGGATTCACACTGGAGACAGACCGTATGTTTGCCCATTCGATGGCTGTAACAAGAAATTTGCTCAGTCCACCAACCTGAAGTCTCACATTTTGACACACGCGAAAGCTAAGAACAATCAGTGA
- the degs2 gene encoding sphingolipid delta(4)-desaturase/C4-monooxygenase DES2 isoform X2, with protein sequence MGKAVGRWDFEWVYNEQPHTWRRKEILAKYPEIKSLMGHDPQLKWVVSGMVLTQLLACYMVHELSWKWVLFWAYVFGGCINHSLTLAIHDISHNVAFGTKKARWNRWFAMFANLPIGLPYSASFKKYHIDHHRYLGGDGLDVDIPTDIEGWFFCTPARKVLWLFLQPLFYALRPLVVNPKPVTKLEMLNAVVQFVVDIIIYYFWGLKPIVYLIAGSILCMGLHPISGHFIAEHYMFTKGHETYSYYGPLNLITFNVGYHMEHHDFPSIPGSKLPEVKRIAAEYYDSLPQHTSWMRVLWDFVFEDTIGPYARIKRQYKLGKKE encoded by the exons ATGGGGAAAGCAGTTGGACGCTGGGACTTTGAATGGGTTTATAATGAGCAACCGCACACATGGAGAAGGAAAGAAATATTAG CAAAGTATCCTGAAATCAAGTCTTTGATGGGTCACGACCCCCAGCTGAAGTGGGTCGTGTCAGGGATGGTACTCACACAGCTGCTGGCATGTTATATGGTCCACGAGCTCTCCTGGAAGTGGGTGTTGTTCTGGGCGTATGTGTTTGGTGGCTGCATCAACCACTCTCTGACCCTAGCCATCCATGACATTTCACACAACGTGGCTTTTGGTACTAAAAAGGCACGCTGGAACCGCTGGTTTGCCATGTTCGCCAATCTCCCAATTGGCTTGCCTTactctgcatccttcaagaagtACCACATCGACCACCATCGTTATCTCGGAGGAGATGGCTTGGACGTGGACATTCCGACCGACATCGAGGGCTGGTTCTTCTGCACTCCAGCCAGGAAGGTGCTCTGGCTCTTTCTCCAGCCTTTGTTCTACGCGCTCCGGCCGTTGGTTGTGAACCCCAAGCCCGTGACCAAGTTGGAGATGCTGAATGCAGTCGTGCAGTTTGTGGTAGACATTATCATCTACTATTTTTGGGGACTCAAGCCCATAGTCTATCTTATTGCTGGCTCTATACTGTGCATGGGCCTGCATCCCATCTCTGGACATTTCATCGCTGAGCACTACATGTTTACGAAAGGTCATGAAACCTACTCCTACTACGGCCCTCTCAACTTAATAACCTTCAATGTGGGATACCATATGGAGCACCATGACTTCCCAAGCATTCCTGGCAGCAAATTACCTGAG GTCAAGAGGATCGCAGCAGAGTACTATGACTCACTCCCTCAACACACTTCCTGGATGCGAGTGCTCTGGGACTTTGTGTTTGAAGACACCATCGGCCCTTACGCCAGAATCAAGAGACAATACAAACTGGGCAAAAAGGAATAA
- the degs2 gene encoding sphingolipid delta(4)-desaturase/C4-monooxygenase DES2 isoform X1, whose product MGKAVGRWDFEWVYNEQPHTWRRKEILEYSRDSRARKRHIHESPTACIQERAGAVGSHSCLSKYPEIKSLMGHDPQLKWVVSGMVLTQLLACYMVHELSWKWVLFWAYVFGGCINHSLTLAIHDISHNVAFGTKKARWNRWFAMFANLPIGLPYSASFKKYHIDHHRYLGGDGLDVDIPTDIEGWFFCTPARKVLWLFLQPLFYALRPLVVNPKPVTKLEMLNAVVQFVVDIIIYYFWGLKPIVYLIAGSILCMGLHPISGHFIAEHYMFTKGHETYSYYGPLNLITFNVGYHMEHHDFPSIPGSKLPEVKRIAAEYYDSLPQHTSWMRVLWDFVFEDTIGPYARIKRQYKLGKKE is encoded by the exons ATGGGGAAAGCAGTTGGACGCTGGGACTTTGAATGGGTTTATAATGAGCAACCGCACACATGGAGAAGGAAAGAAATATTAG AGTACAGCAGAGACTCAAGGGCCAGGAAAAGGCACATCCATGAATCTCCAACTGCATGCATACAAGAACGTGCCGGTGCTGTTGGCAGCCACAGCTGCTTAT CAAAGTATCCTGAAATCAAGTCTTTGATGGGTCACGACCCCCAGCTGAAGTGGGTCGTGTCAGGGATGGTACTCACACAGCTGCTGGCATGTTATATGGTCCACGAGCTCTCCTGGAAGTGGGTGTTGTTCTGGGCGTATGTGTTTGGTGGCTGCATCAACCACTCTCTGACCCTAGCCATCCATGACATTTCACACAACGTGGCTTTTGGTACTAAAAAGGCACGCTGGAACCGCTGGTTTGCCATGTTCGCCAATCTCCCAATTGGCTTGCCTTactctgcatccttcaagaagtACCACATCGACCACCATCGTTATCTCGGAGGAGATGGCTTGGACGTGGACATTCCGACCGACATCGAGGGCTGGTTCTTCTGCACTCCAGCCAGGAAGGTGCTCTGGCTCTTTCTCCAGCCTTTGTTCTACGCGCTCCGGCCGTTGGTTGTGAACCCCAAGCCCGTGACCAAGTTGGAGATGCTGAATGCAGTCGTGCAGTTTGTGGTAGACATTATCATCTACTATTTTTGGGGACTCAAGCCCATAGTCTATCTTATTGCTGGCTCTATACTGTGCATGGGCCTGCATCCCATCTCTGGACATTTCATCGCTGAGCACTACATGTTTACGAAAGGTCATGAAACCTACTCCTACTACGGCCCTCTCAACTTAATAACCTTCAATGTGGGATACCATATGGAGCACCATGACTTCCCAAGCATTCCTGGCAGCAAATTACCTGAG GTCAAGAGGATCGCAGCAGAGTACTATGACTCACTCCCTCAACACACTTCCTGGATGCGAGTGCTCTGGGACTTTGTGTTTGAAGACACCATCGGCCCTTACGCCAGAATCAAGAGACAATACAAACTGGGCAAAAAGGAATAA